The Streptomyces sp. GSL17-111 region TCCTCGCCTACCCCGCCCTCATCGGCGAATACAGCCGCCACGCCACCGAGGGCCAGCCCGACAGCGACACCGCCCGCCTCGCCGGCATCCGCGCCATCGTCGCCGTCTTCCACCTCGCCTCCATCGCGGCCACCGCCACCGGCGCCGCCGTGCTCGCCCTCCCCGAACCGCGCCTCGGCATCTCCGCCTTCGCCCTCCTCGACCTCCTCCTCGCCGCCCTCCTCCTGCGCACCCTCCGCCACCTCCCCGCCCCCGAACCCGGACGCCGCGCCCCCCACCCCGCCGGACGCACCGCCTGGCTCCTCCTGCTGGCCGCCGCCGCTCTCATCGGCGTCGCCTTCGACTTCGCCATCAGCGTCGCCCGCCCCTTCTTCACCACCCACGCCACCGAACTGGGCACCAGCACCACCGTCGCCGCCGCCCTCTTCCTCCTCCCCTCCGCCGCCGCCCTCGCCACCCTTCCCACCGCCCGCCACTGCCTCGGCCGCTACGGCCCCACCCTCCTGCCGGCCGCCCTCGCCGTCACCGCCGCCGGCCTCGGCGTCCAGTACCTCGCCGACAACCTCCCCACCCTCGCCGCCGGACGCATCCTCTTCGGCCTCGGCCTCGGCCTCGCCCAGATAGCCGTGGAACTGCGCATGTTCCGCGCCACCGGCACCGCGGGCCCCGCCTTCACCGCCGTCGAAACCGTCCGCGCCGCCGGCCTCATCGCCGCTCCCCTCGCCGCAGCCGCCGCAGCGAGCCAGGACCTCGCCCTGCCCCTCGGCATCGCCGCCGCCGCCCTCCTCACCGCCGCCCTCCTCACCCTCACGCGCGGCCGCACCACCACCCCCGAACCGAAGGACACCCACGCATGAACCGCCCCACCCCCGGCACCTGGGCACAAGCGGGCCACCGGCTGCTCGTCAAGGCCATCGAGGAGTTCGCCTACGAAGAACTCCTCACGCCGCGGCCCGTCGAGGACCGCCCCGACACCTACCGCCTCACCTTCGACGACGGCATCCACTGGACCTTCACCGCCAGCCGCGGCACCTTCGGCACCTGGCGCCTCACCGGCACCCCCACCCGAACCCCCGCGACCGACGGGGAAACCGGGCCCGAACGGCTCCTCCTCGACGCCCGCCCCACCCTCGGCTGGGACGGACCCACCACCGCCGAGATCCTCCGCGAACTCACCGCCACCCGCCGGGCCGACGCCGCCGCCCTCACCCGGCGGCACACCGCCGCCGACCTCGCCGACCTGGACCACCTCGACCTGGAGGCCCACCAGGACGGGCACCCCTGCATGCTCCTCAACAAGGGACGCCTCGGCTTCTCCGGCCACGACGCCGCCACCTACACCCCCGAAGCCGCAGGCTCCATACGCCTCATATGGGCCGCCGTCCACACCACCCTCGCCACCTACAGCGGCACCCCCGGCCTCACCGCCGACGCCCTCCTGAACGAGGAACTCGACCCCCACACCCGCAGCCAGTACGCCACCACCCTCGACAAGGCCACCGCCACCACCGGCCACGACCCCGCCGACTACACCTGGCTCCCCGTCCACCCCTTCCACTGGGACGAAGCCGTCGAAACCCTCTTCGCCCCCTACCTCGCCGACGGCCGCATCATCCGCCTCGGCGACAGCCCCGACCGCTACCGCCCCCTCCAGTCCATCCGCACCCTCGCCAACCTCGACCACCCCCACCGCCGCAACGTCAAGGTCCCCCTGCTCATCCGCAACACCCTCGTCTGGCGCGGCCTGTCCACCGAGCCCACCCACGCCGCCCCCGACGTCAGCCACTGGCTCCACACCCTCCGCGCCCGCGACCCCTACCTCAGCGAGGAACTCCGCTTCCACCCCCTCGGCGAGGTCGCCGCCGTCTCCGTCCACCACCCCCTCTACGACGCCGTCCCCGACGCCCCCTACCGCTACCACGAACTCCTCGGCGCCGTCTGGCGCGAGCCCGTCCACACCCACCTCCGCGACGGCGAACGGGCCCGCACCATGGCCGCTCTCCTCACCACCGGCAGCGACGGCCGCGCCCTCGTCACCGAGCTCGTCCACCGCTCAGGACGCACCCCCGAGAACTGGCTCCGCCACTTCCTGCACGCCCTCCTCCCTGGCCTCCTCCACCACCTCTACGCCTACGGCGTCGCCTTCTGCCCCCACGGCGAGAACACCGTCGTCCTCTACGACGCCACCGACACCCCCATCGGCATCGCCGTCAAGGACTTCGCCGAAGACGTCAACCTCCTCCCCGAACCCCACCCCGCCTACGCCGACCTCACCGAACGCGCCGACGCGATCCTCCTGCGCTGGCCCGCCGCCGAACTCGCCCACTCCCTCCTCAGCGCCGTCTTCGCCGGACACTTCCGCTACTTCGCCCCGCTCCTCGCCGACCACCTCCACCTGCCCGAACCCCGTTTCTGGGCCCTCGTCCGCGCCGAGATCGAGCACTACCACCAGCGCTTCCCGCAACACGCTCACCACGCCGACGCCTACGGCCTCCTCGCCCCCGAGTTCGACCGCATCGCCCTCAACCGCGAACAACTCCTCGGCGGCGCCTTCCACGACCGTGCCGAACGCGACGAAGGCTTCGACGTCACCCACGGCCGCGTCCCCAACCCCCTCGCCACCGCCCCCGTCCCCGCCCAGGACCAGCCATGACCTACGACGACCTCCGCGCCGCCCACGCCGCCGGCCACCTCGACAACATCATCGTCGCCCTCCCCGACCTCCAAGGCCGCCTCCAGGGCAGCCGCCTCGCCATACCCCACTTCCTCGACGAAGCCGCCACCCGCGGCTTCAGCGCCTGCACCTACCTCCTCGCCACCGACGTCGACATGAACACCGGCCCCGGCTACGCCATCGACGCCTGGAACACCGGCTTCGGCGACTTCCTCCTCCGCCCCGACCCCACCACCTACACCACCCT contains the following coding sequences:
- a CDS encoding IucA/IucC family protein, whose product is MNRPTPGTWAQAGHRLLVKAIEEFAYEELLTPRPVEDRPDTYRLTFDDGIHWTFTASRGTFGTWRLTGTPTRTPATDGETGPERLLLDARPTLGWDGPTTAEILRELTATRRADAAALTRRHTAADLADLDHLDLEAHQDGHPCMLLNKGRLGFSGHDAATYTPEAAGSIRLIWAAVHTTLATYSGTPGLTADALLNEELDPHTRSQYATTLDKATATTGHDPADYTWLPVHPFHWDEAVETLFAPYLADGRIIRLGDSPDRYRPLQSIRTLANLDHPHRRNVKVPLLIRNTLVWRGLSTEPTHAAPDVSHWLHTLRARDPYLSEELRFHPLGEVAAVSVHHPLYDAVPDAPYRYHELLGAVWREPVHTHLRDGERARTMAALLTTGSDGRALVTELVHRSGRTPENWLRHFLHALLPGLLHHLYAYGVAFCPHGENTVVLYDATDTPIGIAVKDFAEDVNLLPEPHPAYADLTERADAILLRWPAAELAHSLLSAVFAGHFRYFAPLLADHLHLPEPRFWALVRAEIEHYHQRFPQHAHHADAYGLLAPEFDRIALNREQLLGGAFHDRAERDEGFDVTHGRVPNPLATAPVPAQDQP